A genomic segment from Rubrobacter tropicus encodes:
- a CDS encoding alkaline phosphatase family protein encodes MTTPTDTRKPVLLLVLDGIRPDVLRSAMEAGETPNLGALADRGEAVWDAVSVFPSITPAATAAIATGEAPAKSGIVGHAWYDERERRVVIYGAMTETVMATGPIKVFHNNVWRMNRDDLHAATLFETLHDRGFDGACVNFPVRRGPHTHPVRLKTVGGYLKGSRYLGPSVEGPKQYFMGDLFYSQETGFNGRKASGGVFRSAGINDEYAARIGAMLVRERSAPFNLVYFFKGDSIAHHHGLEAQREWLRTADGYAGRIFAAAGGVDGLLEDYAVLALSDHGHAPLLPGRRHVDLRRIPDLKVSSGIKARFGRNDDAVVVPNGRSALLYLADGIAREGVAESLVGRRGVDLAAWSGGGWANALSSTGGLRFRPGDGPRDPFGRSWELEGDPRALDLDLAGGMFEYGDYPDALERLWGCLHTPRCGDVVLSATPGYTFGEVSGGYHKASDHGSLHAEDSNVFVLAAGFTVGEAAPRRITDVAPMLLSHFGAGRPAEERVL; translated from the coding sequence TTGACGACCCCGACCGACACCCGCAAACCCGTTCTGCTCCTGGTCCTCGACGGCATCAGGCCGGACGTTCTGCGCTCCGCTATGGAGGCGGGCGAGACCCCGAACCTCGGCGCGCTCGCGGATAGGGGCGAGGCTGTCTGGGACGCGGTCTCGGTCTTCCCGAGCATCACGCCCGCCGCGACCGCGGCCATAGCGACGGGGGAAGCCCCGGCGAAAAGCGGCATAGTCGGGCACGCCTGGTACGACGAGCGCGAGCGTCGGGTCGTCATCTACGGCGCCATGACGGAGACGGTGATGGCGACCGGACCCATAAAGGTCTTCCACAACAACGTCTGGCGGATGAACCGCGACGACCTGCACGCGGCGACGCTCTTCGAGACCCTGCACGACAGGGGCTTCGACGGGGCGTGCGTCAATTTCCCCGTCAGGCGCGGGCCGCACACCCACCCGGTACGGCTGAAGACCGTAGGAGGTTACCTGAAAGGCAGCCGCTACCTGGGGCCTTCCGTGGAGGGGCCGAAACAGTACTTCATGGGCGATCTGTTCTACAGCCAGGAGACGGGCTTCAACGGGCGCAAGGCTAGCGGCGGCGTCTTCAGGTCGGCCGGCATCAACGACGAGTACGCGGCAAGGATCGGGGCCATGCTCGTAAGAGAACGGTCCGCGCCTTTCAACCTCGTGTACTTCTTCAAGGGCGACTCCATAGCCCACCACCACGGCCTGGAAGCGCAGCGGGAGTGGCTCCGGACGGCCGACGGGTACGCCGGCAGGATCTTCGCCGCCGCGGGCGGCGTGGACGGGCTGCTGGAGGACTACGCCGTGCTCGCCCTCTCGGACCACGGCCACGCCCCGCTCTTGCCCGGCCGCCGCCACGTCGATCTGCGCCGCATCCCCGATCTGAAGGTCTCCTCCGGCATCAAGGCCCGGTTCGGCCGGAACGACGACGCCGTGGTCGTGCCGAACGGACGCTCCGCGCTCCTCTACCTGGCAGACGGCATCGCGCGGGAGGGCGTGGCGGAGAGCCTCGTCGGCCGCCGCGGCGTGGACCTCGCCGCCTGGTCGGGCGGCGGCTGGGCGAACGCGCTCTCCAGCACGGGCGGGCTCCGGTTCCGCCCCGGGGACGGCCCGCGCGACCCCTTCGGCCGTTCGTGGGAGCTCGAAGGCGACCCGCGCGCGCTCGACCTCGACCTCGCGGGCGGGATGTTCGAGTACGGGGATTACCCGGACGCGCTGGAGCGGTTGTGGGGGTGCTTGCACACGCCCCGGTGCGGCGACGTCGTTCTCTCGGCGACGCCCGGGTACACCTTTGGGGAGGTCTCGGGGGGGTACCACAAGGCGAGCGACCACGGCTCGCTGCACGCGGAAGACTCGAACGTTTTCGTGCTGGCCGCGGGGTTTACCGTAGGAGAGGCCGCGCCTCGCAGGATCACGGACGTCGCCCCGATGCTGCTTTCTCACTTCGGGGCCGGCCGGCCCGCGGAGGAACGTGTCCTCTAG
- the tpiA gene encoding triose-phosphate isomerase yields MARRPMMAANWKMNKTVTEAQNYTAALLPRAADAEGVDVAVFVPFTCLHEVGRMAEDSPVIAGAQNFYYEDSGAYTGEVSVPMLKDVLARAVLVGHSERREIFGETDTLVARKTKRAVEADLLPVVCVGETKEERDSGGMWEKVSGQVSRVLEELDEVGGDGIVFAYEPIWAIGTGDTATPDDAQDAIGRIRELLREERGEDFADGVRILYGGSVKPANVAEIMGQNDVDGALVGGASLEVDSFVELIEAARPGDSEDG; encoded by the coding sequence ATGGCGCGACGCCCGATGATGGCCGCGAACTGGAAGATGAACAAGACCGTAACAGAGGCCCAGAACTACACGGCGGCCCTGCTGCCGCGCGCCGCGGACGCGGAGGGGGTGGACGTGGCGGTCTTCGTTCCATTCACCTGCCTGCACGAGGTCGGCAGGATGGCCGAGGACTCGCCCGTCATCGCCGGGGCACAGAACTTCTACTACGAGGACTCGGGCGCGTACACCGGCGAGGTCTCGGTTCCGATGCTAAAGGACGTGCTGGCGCGGGCGGTGCTGGTGGGGCACTCCGAGCGGCGTGAGATCTTCGGCGAGACGGACACGCTCGTCGCCCGCAAGACGAAGCGCGCCGTGGAGGCGGATCTCCTCCCGGTAGTCTGCGTCGGCGAGACGAAGGAAGAGCGGGACTCAGGCGGCATGTGGGAAAAGGTTTCGGGCCAGGTCAGCCGGGTTCTCGAGGAGTTGGACGAAGTCGGCGGCGACGGCATCGTCTTCGCCTACGAGCCCATCTGGGCCATCGGCACCGGCGACACCGCCACGCCCGACGACGCCCAGGACGCCATCGGCAGGATCAGGGAACTTCTGAGGGAAGAGAGGGGCGAAGACTTCGCGGACGGCGTGCGCATCCTCTACGGCGGGTCCGTCAAGCCGGCGAACGTGGCGGAGATCATGGGCCAGAACGACGTGGACGGCGCCCTCGTCGGCGGGGCGAGCCTGGAAGTGGACTCGTTCGTGGAGCTCATCGAGGCGGCCCGGCCAGGCGATTCTGAGGACGGGTAG
- the rapZ gene encoding RNase adapter RapZ, with translation MTDGAPTVEGTRAAGRRRIVIITGLSGAGKSNALQAFEDAGYFCVDNLPPRMVPAVMEATGEGVGGPDGVVAVMDMRGRRYFGEELERSLEAVEREKGWDHRILFIESDDPSLVRRYKESRRPHPAAKNGDVLEAIRRERRDLSTLREMADLIVDTSGYSALDARLRFKKLAESFSSRLTVSLISFGFKHGTPMDVDTLLDVRFLPNPHYDPNLRPLTGHDPPVRDAVLGLADCQEFLQKASDLLSFLVPRYDAEGKTYFTLGIGCTGGRHRSVAIVEELAKRLRVRDIGVDLFVRHRDVER, from the coding sequence GTGACTGACGGGGCGCCGACGGTCGAGGGGACACGGGCCGCGGGCAGGCGCCGGATCGTCATCATTACCGGGCTCTCGGGGGCCGGAAAGTCTAATGCTTTGCAAGCTTTCGAGGACGCCGGGTACTTCTGCGTGGACAACCTCCCGCCGCGCATGGTGCCGGCGGTGATGGAGGCAACAGGCGAGGGCGTTGGCGGCCCCGACGGCGTGGTGGCGGTGATGGACATGAGGGGACGCCGGTATTTCGGCGAGGAGTTGGAGCGGAGCCTGGAGGCCGTCGAGCGGGAGAAAGGGTGGGACCACCGCATCCTGTTCATCGAGTCGGACGACCCTAGCCTCGTCAGGCGCTACAAGGAGAGTCGCAGGCCGCACCCGGCCGCCAAAAACGGGGACGTGCTGGAGGCGATCCGCCGGGAGCGGCGGGACCTCTCGACGCTGCGGGAGATGGCCGACCTCATAGTCGACACCTCGGGCTACTCGGCGCTCGACGCCCGCCTCAGGTTCAAGAAACTCGCCGAATCCTTCTCCAGCAGGCTGACGGTCTCCCTGATCTCCTTCGGCTTCAAGCACGGAACCCCGATGGACGTGGACACCCTCCTCGACGTCCGCTTTCTCCCAAACCCCCACTACGACCCGAACCTCCGACCCCTCACGGGCCACGACCCCCCCGTCCGCGACGCCGTCCTAGGCCTCGCGGACTGCCAGGAGTTCCTCCAGAAAGCGTCCGACCTCCTCTCCTTCCTCGTCCCCCGCTACGACGCCGAAGGCAAGACCTACTTCACGCTGGGCATCGGCTGCACGGGTGGCCGCCACCGCTCCGTGGCCATCGTAGAGGAGCTCGCCAAACGCCTCCGCGTCCGGGACATAGGCGTGGACCTCTTCGTCCGGCACAGGGACGTGGAGAGATAG
- the uvrC gene encoding excinuclease ABC subunit UvrC, whose translation MSRNGYPDRSHLPTSPGVYIFKDAADRVIYVGKAKNIRSRVANYFTKGGDGRPKIAELRERVSQIDFIATRTETEALVLEANLIKRHRPRFNASLKDDKSYPYVVVTTGDEYPRVFATRSAHDPRHRYFGPFPSAGSVHATLDVLNKTFPFRKCRGPEPGRRSGVPCLNYHIGRSAAPCVGAVTKEEYDGIIADVVSFLEGRVDGLIRTRQEAMKNAAREMDFERAASLRDELAALNHVRDRQQATITSEDSFDAVGAYAENGSACVQVFAVRGGQVVNRDSFLLDNYGEEGAESVALKFVPQYYDNAAVPREVLIQSEEPEETLAPLREHLSQVRGTRVNVHRPQRGDKRRVLENAVRNAELGLAHEKMLDEARRNQVASTLDALREELALPALPMRIECYDISNTMGTNSVASMVVFQGGRPAKDQYRRFKIKTVEGADDFASMSEVIKRRLERLKEGDEKFQPAPDLILLDGGKGQLSAVVPVFAEMGVAEDLPDIPLRSLAKRDEEVFEPGRPEPVLLKRNSPELHLLQRVRDEAHRFANTYHRKVRSRSMTQSVLDDLPGIGPARRKQILDHFGTPDAFLKASLKDLEAVPGLPGRVAREVHAKVHR comes from the coding sequence ATGTCTCGTAACGGTTACCCGGACAGATCCCACCTCCCAACCTCGCCCGGCGTCTACATCTTCAAGGACGCCGCCGACAGGGTCATCTACGTCGGCAAGGCGAAGAACATCCGCTCCCGCGTTGCGAACTACTTCACGAAGGGCGGGGACGGGCGGCCCAAGATAGCGGAGCTCCGGGAGCGGGTCTCGCAGATAGACTTCATAGCGACCCGCACCGAGACCGAGGCGCTCGTGCTCGAAGCGAACCTCATAAAGCGCCACAGGCCGCGCTTCAACGCCTCCCTCAAAGACGACAAGAGCTACCCCTACGTCGTCGTGACCACGGGCGACGAGTACCCGCGCGTCTTCGCCACGCGCTCCGCGCACGACCCGCGGCACCGCTATTTCGGGCCGTTCCCGAGCGCGGGGTCCGTCCACGCCACGCTGGACGTGCTGAACAAGACCTTCCCGTTTCGCAAGTGCCGGGGCCCCGAGCCGGGCCGCAGGAGCGGGGTGCCCTGTTTGAACTACCACATCGGCAGGTCGGCGGCGCCCTGCGTCGGGGCTGTGACCAAGGAGGAGTACGACGGGATCATCGCCGACGTCGTCTCCTTCCTCGAAGGGCGGGTGGACGGCCTGATCCGGACCCGCCAGGAGGCCATGAAGAACGCGGCCCGCGAGATGGACTTCGAACGGGCAGCTTCGCTGCGCGACGAGCTCGCCGCCCTGAACCACGTCCGCGACCGCCAGCAGGCGACCATAACCTCAGAGGACTCCTTCGACGCCGTCGGGGCCTACGCCGAGAACGGGTCTGCCTGCGTTCAGGTCTTCGCCGTGCGCGGCGGCCAGGTCGTCAACCGCGACTCGTTTTTGCTCGACAACTACGGCGAGGAGGGCGCCGAGAGCGTCGCGCTCAAGTTCGTCCCCCAGTACTACGACAACGCCGCCGTGCCCCGTGAGGTGCTGATCCAATCCGAAGAGCCGGAAGAGACCCTGGCGCCCTTGCGAGAGCACCTCTCGCAGGTGCGCGGCACGAGGGTGAACGTCCACCGGCCGCAACGGGGGGACAAGCGCCGCGTGCTCGAGAACGCCGTCCGCAACGCGGAGTTGGGCCTCGCCCACGAGAAGATGCTGGATGAGGCGAGGCGCAACCAGGTAGCCTCGACGCTCGACGCTCTGCGCGAGGAGCTCGCGCTCCCTGCGCTCCCCATGCGCATCGAGTGCTACGACATCTCCAACACCATGGGCACCAACTCCGTCGCCTCGATGGTCGTCTTCCAGGGAGGGCGTCCGGCCAAGGACCAGTACCGCCGGTTCAAGATCAAGACCGTCGAGGGCGCGGACGACTTCGCCAGCATGTCCGAGGTCATTAAGCGCCGCCTGGAGCGATTGAAAGAGGGGGACGAGAAATTCCAGCCGGCGCCCGACCTGATCCTGCTGGACGGCGGCAAGGGTCAGCTCTCGGCCGTCGTCCCGGTCTTCGCCGAGATGGGTGTCGCCGAAGACCTCCCGGACATCCCCCTCCGCTCCCTCGCCAAGAGGGACGAAGAGGTCTTCGAGCCCGGCCGTCCCGAGCCCGTCCTGCTCAAACGCAACTCCCCCGAACTACACCTGCTCCAGCGGGTCCGAGACGAGGCCCACCGCTTCGCCAACACCTACCACCGAAAGGTCCGGAGCCGGTCCATGACCCAGTCCGTCCTCGACGACCTTCCCGGCATAGGCCCAGCCCGCCGCAAGCAGATACTCGACCACTTCGGCACCCCCGACGCCTTCCTGAAAGCCTCCCTAAAGGACCTCGAAGCCGTTCCCGGCCTCCCGGGCCGCGTCGCCCGTGAAGTCCACGCGAAGGTGCATAGGTAG
- the gap gene encoding type I glyceraldehyde-3-phosphate dehydrogenase has protein sequence MAVRVGINGFGRIGMLTAKAAIERSDDDIEIVAINDLMPMESLALLFKRDTVHGIWPDDVSLDGNILRVGDREIKTFAERDPAQIPWGDVGADIVVESTGVFTSRDGAAKHLDGGAKKVVISAPAKGVDATFVYKVNHEDYDPENHQVVSNASCTTNCIIPLVKVLQDNFGIESGYMTTVHAFTNDQSLLDAAHKDPRRARSAPMNIVPTSTGAARTAGEIYPDLKGKVDGMAMRVPVPDGSITDFVAQISNEASADDVNAAFKKSAEGELSGVLHYSEAPLVSSDIVGNPASCVFDSPLTMSNGRTVKVLGWYDNEWGYSNRTVDLVQFMGEKL, from the coding sequence TTGGCAGTTCGAGTTGGGATCAACGGCTTCGGCCGGATCGGGATGCTCACGGCCAAGGCGGCCATAGAGCGCAGCGACGACGACATCGAGATCGTCGCGATCAACGACCTCATGCCGATGGAGTCGCTCGCGTTGCTCTTCAAGCGCGACACCGTACACGGCATCTGGCCCGATGACGTCAGCCTGGATGGGAACATCCTGCGGGTGGGGGACCGGGAGATCAAGACCTTCGCCGAGCGCGACCCGGCCCAGATCCCCTGGGGCGACGTCGGCGCTGACATCGTGGTCGAGTCCACGGGCGTCTTTACCAGCCGCGACGGCGCGGCCAAGCACCTCGACGGCGGCGCGAAGAAGGTCGTAATCTCCGCCCCGGCCAAGGGTGTGGACGCAACCTTCGTCTACAAGGTCAACCACGAGGACTACGACCCCGAGAACCACCAGGTAGTCTCCAACGCCTCCTGCACCACCAACTGCATCATCCCGCTCGTGAAGGTGCTGCAGGACAACTTCGGCATCGAGTCGGGCTACATGACCACCGTCCACGCCTTCACCAACGACCAGAGCCTGCTCGACGCTGCCCACAAGGACCCGAGGCGGGCCCGCTCGGCGCCCATGAACATCGTGCCGACCTCGACCGGTGCCGCGCGGACGGCCGGTGAGATCTACCCCGACCTCAAAGGCAAGGTCGACGGCATGGCGATGCGCGTCCCCGTCCCCGACGGCTCCATAACGGACTTCGTGGCCCAGATCTCAAACGAGGCGAGCGCGGACGACGTGAACGCCGCCTTCAAGAAGTCCGCCGAAGGCGAGCTCTCCGGCGTCCTCCACTACTCCGAGGCCCCGCTTGTCTCCAGCGACATCGTCGGCAACCCGGCCTCCTGCGTCTTCGACTCCCCCCTCACCATGTCCAACGGCCGCACCGTCAAGGTCCTCGGCTGGTATGACAACGAGTGGGGCTACTCGAACCGCACGGTGGACCTGGTGCAGTTCATGGGGGAGAAGCTCTAG
- a CDS encoding gluconeogenesis factor YvcK family protein encodes MDRVEDLRVVAFGGGTGLPVLLRGLRDRVKDLTAVVTVADDGGSSGRLRQELGVAPPGDVRNCLVALAGRKRLAEVFNYRFEAPGDLNDHSVGNIIIAALSDMAGGFCEGVEQAARFLRIKGRVFPAAEESLTLVVRHADGTVTRGESVVHGVGKTVARVSVEPEGVPAPPGVIESIEGADVIVLGPGSLFTSTIPALLGCGVREALARFGGPVVYVSNVMTQPGETDGFAVSDHVRAISDHLGPVVTDVLVHAGPLSPGVLARYEAEAAARVEVDGEVLRGMGLGVRETDVLSSDDEAGLRHDPGRLAREVCKAALVRL; translated from the coding sequence ATGGACAGGGTCGAGGATCTCAGGGTCGTGGCGTTCGGCGGGGGGACCGGGTTGCCGGTCCTCCTGCGCGGTCTTCGCGACCGTGTGAAGGACCTGACGGCGGTCGTGACGGTCGCCGACGATGGCGGGTCCAGCGGGAGGCTTCGCCAGGAGCTCGGGGTGGCGCCGCCGGGGGACGTCAGGAACTGCCTGGTGGCGCTGGCCGGCCGCAAGAGGCTCGCCGAGGTCTTCAACTACCGCTTCGAGGCGCCGGGTGATCTAAACGACCACAGCGTCGGGAATATCATCATCGCCGCGCTCTCGGACATGGCCGGCGGCTTCTGCGAGGGCGTGGAGCAGGCGGCCCGGTTTTTGAGGATCAAAGGCCGCGTCTTTCCGGCGGCGGAGGAGAGCCTGACGCTCGTCGTCCGGCACGCGGACGGCACGGTAACCCGTGGTGAGTCGGTGGTGCATGGGGTGGGCAAGACAGTCGCGCGCGTCTCCGTCGAGCCCGAAGGGGTTCCCGCGCCGCCCGGCGTGATCGAGTCGATCGAGGGGGCGGACGTGATCGTGCTCGGCCCCGGCAGCCTGTTTACGAGCACGATCCCGGCGCTCCTGGGCTGCGGCGTCCGCGAGGCGCTCGCGCGCTTCGGCGGGCCCGTCGTCTACGTCTCGAACGTCATGACCCAGCCCGGCGAGACCGACGGGTTCGCGGTCTCCGACCACGTAAGGGCGATCTCGGACCACCTCGGGCCCGTCGTGACCGACGTGCTGGTCCACGCCGGGCCGTTGTCCCCCGGCGTCCTCGCCCGTTACGAGGCCGAGGCGGCGGCCCGGGTAGAGGTGGACGGCGAGGTCCTGCGCGGGATGGGCCTCGGGGTGCGGGAGACGGACGTGCTCTCCAGCGACGATGAGGCCGGGCTTCGCCACGACCCGGGCCGGCTCGCGAGGGAGGTGTGCAAGGCTGCCCTCGTTCGCCTCTGA
- a CDS encoding calcium-binding protein codes for MRRTAFSLAFMLGAMLLIAGTAFAVTRTCNGGECRGTDGMDTLYGSNMGETIYGLSGNDKIYGAGGADVLKGGYGMDFVKDGGGNNTIKGGLGRDVIRGGPGDETIRAGAVGQDNDLASDDVDCGGGTDTVYYTPGQDTIRNCEVLQPVR; via the coding sequence GTGAGAAGAACCGCGTTTTCGCTGGCGTTTATGCTAGGAGCCATGTTGCTCATCGCCGGCACGGCTTTCGCCGTGACCCGGACGTGCAACGGCGGCGAGTGCAGGGGCACCGACGGGATGGACACCCTGTACGGGTCCAACATGGGCGAGACCATCTACGGCCTCTCGGGCAACGACAAGATCTACGGCGCCGGCGGCGCGGACGTGCTCAAGGGCGGGTACGGGATGGACTTCGTCAAGGACGGGGGAGGCAACAACACCATCAAAGGCGGTCTCGGCCGCGACGTGATCCGTGGCGGCCCCGGAGACGAGACCATCCGCGCCGGCGCGGTGGGGCAGGATAACGACCTGGCGTCCGACGACGTCGATTGCGGCGGCGGCACCGACACCGTGTACTACACGCCCGGGCAAGACACGATTCGCAACTGCGAGGTCTTGCAACCGGTCCGGTAG
- the whiA gene encoding DNA-binding protein WhiA, translating into MAAGAAVGQRAGTRAELAGLVDAAGDWDENGVTLRTSSAAVARSAVRLWRSEFGLDSGLSPTRPDRFGRTRYAVRTEGNGAIQAADELRFARGSRSVADRAAYLRGAFQGAGSVTRPGGRGGYHLEIVHRDEEFAKRVAAFSRVPLKLARRRGRWVAYTKSADGVTSLLAQMGLNEAVLEYEARAVLGEVKANANRVTNFDSANAGRTATAAARQQRALESLDPARLPQALRDMLELRLEHPDASLAELAQMGGLSKSAVNHRLRRLVSLSARSG; encoded by the coding sequence TTGGCCGCCGGCGCCGCGGTCGGCCAGCGCGCCGGGACCCGTGCAGAGCTCGCCGGCCTCGTCGACGCCGCCGGCGACTGGGACGAAAACGGTGTGACGCTTCGCACGTCGAGCGCGGCGGTCGCCAGGTCCGCCGTGCGGCTGTGGCGCTCTGAGTTCGGCCTCGACTCCGGGCTCTCGCCCACGCGGCCGGACCGCTTCGGCCGGACCAGGTACGCCGTCCGCACGGAGGGAAACGGGGCCATACAGGCGGCGGACGAGCTCAGGTTCGCCCGGGGTTCGCGCTCCGTGGCCGACCGGGCCGCGTACCTGCGGGGCGCGTTCCAGGGGGCGGGCTCGGTCACCCGGCCCGGCGGACGCGGCGGCTATCATCTCGAAATTGTCCACAGGGACGAGGAGTTCGCGAAGCGGGTGGCCGCGTTCTCCCGCGTGCCGCTCAAGCTCGCGCGGCGGCGGGGCAGGTGGGTCGCGTACACCAAGAGCGCCGACGGCGTCACCTCCCTGCTCGCCCAGATGGGCCTCAACGAGGCCGTTTTGGAGTACGAGGCCAGGGCCGTCCTCGGCGAGGTCAAGGCCAACGCCAACCGGGTAACCAACTTCGACTCGGCCAACGCGGGTCGAACCGCCACGGCCGCCGCCCGCCAGCAGAGGGCCCTCGAAAGCCTGGACCCGGCGCGGCTCCCCCAGGCTCTGCGCGACATGCTCGAACTACGTCTCGAACACCCCGACGCCTCGCTAGCCGAACTGGCCCAGATGGGCGGTCTCTCCAAGAGCGCCGTCAACCACCGGCTGCGGCGGCTTGTCAGCCTGTCAGCACGCTCCGGCTAA
- a CDS encoding phosphoglycerate kinase — translation MNKKSVRDLDVGDKRVLVRVDFNVPVKDGEVTDDTRIRRALPTIQHLLSEGARPALISHLGRPKGEPDPKYSMDPVARRLEELLGEPVKKLDTAVGPEVGEALEGTGGGVVLLENSRFYAGETKNDAGFSEELAGPFDLYVNDAFGAAHRAHATTVGVAERLPAAAGLLMEAEIDYLDGVLQDPERPFVAILGGVKVSDKLGVIESLLGVADSLLIGGAMCFTFFKAQGYEIGNSLVEEDYMQEAKRLTDEAGERLVLPTDVVVADAMEEDAGTQTVPVSGIPSGKMGLDIGPESVEVFRDKISGAKTIFWNGPMGVFEIDAFAKGTEGVAKAVAEASGGGATSVIGGGDSVAAVNKLGLDDQMGHISTGGGASLEYVEGKELPGVAVLPDR, via the coding sequence GTGAACAAGAAGAGCGTGAGGGATCTGGACGTTGGAGACAAACGCGTGCTCGTACGGGTAGATTTCAACGTGCCTGTAAAGGACGGTGAGGTCACCGACGACACGCGCATCCGGCGGGCGCTGCCCACCATTCAACACCTGCTCTCGGAGGGGGCCCGCCCGGCCCTGATCTCGCACCTCGGGCGCCCGAAGGGCGAACCCGATCCGAAGTACTCGATGGACCCCGTCGCCAGGAGGCTCGAAGAGCTGCTCGGCGAGCCCGTGAAGAAGCTGGACACTGCGGTCGGCCCGGAGGTCGGGGAGGCGCTGGAAGGGACGGGCGGGGGCGTGGTGCTTCTGGAAAACTCCCGCTTCTATGCCGGAGAGACGAAGAACGACGCCGGCTTCTCGGAGGAGCTCGCCGGACCTTTCGACCTGTACGTCAACGACGCTTTCGGGGCGGCGCACAGGGCGCACGCCACTACGGTCGGGGTGGCCGAGAGGCTGCCGGCGGCGGCCGGGTTGTTGATGGAGGCGGAGATCGACTACTTGGACGGCGTTCTGCAGGACCCGGAGCGGCCCTTCGTCGCCATACTGGGCGGGGTCAAGGTCTCGGACAAGCTCGGCGTCATAGAGAGCCTGCTCGGCGTCGCCGATTCCCTGCTGATCGGCGGGGCGATGTGCTTCACGTTCTTCAAGGCGCAAGGGTACGAGATCGGGAACTCGCTCGTCGAGGAAGATTACATGCAGGAGGCGAAGCGCCTCACGGACGAGGCGGGGGAGAGGCTGGTTCTTCCCACGGACGTCGTGGTGGCCGACGCCATGGAGGAGGACGCCGGGACGCAGACCGTACCGGTAAGCGGCATCCCGTCCGGCAAGATGGGACTGGACATCGGGCCCGAGAGCGTGGAGGTCTTCCGGGACAAGATTTCCGGTGCGAAGACTATCTTCTGGAACGGTCCGATGGGCGTCTTCGAGATCGACGCGTTCGCCAAGGGGACCGAGGGCGTCGCGAAAGCGGTGGCGGAGGCGAGCGGGGGGGGCGCCACCAGCGTGATCGGGGGCGGCGACTCCGTGGCCGCCGTCAACAAGCTCGGCCTCGACGACCAGATGGGCCACATCTCGACCGGCGGCGGGGCCTCCCTGGAGTACGTCGAGGGCAAGGAGCTACCCGGCGTCGCCGTCCTGCCGGACAGATAG
- the secG gene encoding preprotein translocase subunit SecG — translation MIFYLVAFFHIVFCVALVGMILLHSGKGGGLSSTFGGGMGGTFSGTTIMEKNLTRLTLIVVGLFTLTGIVLFFLG, via the coding sequence ATGATTTTTTATCTCGTCGCTTTCTTCCACATAGTCTTCTGCGTCGCCCTGGTCGGCATGATCCTGCTTCACTCGGGCAAGGGCGGCGGCCTCTCCTCGACGTTCGGGGGCGGCATGGGTGGCACCTTCTCCGGGACCACCATCATGGAGAAGAACCTGACGCGGCTCACCCTGATCGTGGTCGGCCTCTTCACGCTTACGGGCATAGTTTTGTTCTTTTTGGGTTAG
- a CDS encoding glutathione S-transferase family protein, whose product MGMMVDGTWKTEADIPRENGRFRRSTTSFRGWISPDGSTDFPAEAGRYHLYVAWACPWAHRTAILRRLKGLEDAIGLSAVGSFMGDDGWAFYDEPGVIPDAVNGAHFLREVYAKADPGYTGRVTTPVLWDKEQGTIVNNESREIIRMMDTEFGGIAPGPDFYPEDLRGEIDATIDAIYEPINNGVYRSGFATTQEAYEEAVTELFDALDHWEDVLSTRRYLCGDRVTEADWCLFPTLVRFDAVYHGHFKCNLRRVVDYPNLWGYLRDLYQYPGVAETINMDHIKRHYYRSHESVNPTRIVPRGPVLDFSGPHGRERSSG is encoded by the coding sequence ATGGGCATGATGGTCGATGGAACCTGGAAGACCGAGGCGGATATTCCGAGGGAGAACGGACGCTTCAGGCGGTCCACGACGAGTTTTCGGGGTTGGATCTCCCCCGACGGCAGCACGGACTTCCCCGCGGAGGCGGGCCGCTACCATCTGTACGTCGCGTGGGCCTGCCCGTGGGCGCACAGGACCGCGATCCTGCGCAGGCTGAAGGGCCTGGAGGACGCCATCGGCCTCTCAGCGGTCGGCTCGTTCATGGGCGACGACGGCTGGGCTTTCTACGACGAACCTGGAGTCATACCGGATGCGGTCAACGGCGCGCATTTTTTGCGCGAGGTCTACGCGAAGGCCGACCCGGGGTACACGGGGCGGGTAACGACGCCCGTGCTCTGGGACAAAGAACAGGGGACGATAGTCAACAACGAGTCCCGTGAGATCATCCGCATGATGGACACGGAGTTCGGCGGCATCGCCCCGGGCCCGGACTTTTACCCGGAGGACCTGCGGGGTGAGATCGACGCGACCATAGACGCCATTTACGAGCCGATCAACAACGGCGTCTACCGCTCCGGGTTCGCCACCACCCAGGAGGCCTACGAGGAGGCCGTTACGGAGCTCTTCGACGCCCTGGACCACTGGGAGGACGTCCTCTCCACGCGCCGCTACCTGTGCGGCGACCGCGTCACGGAGGCGGACTGGTGCCTCTTCCCGACGCTCGTGCGCTTCGACGCCGTCTACCACGGCCATTTCAAGTGCAACCTCAGGCGCGTCGTCGACTACCCGAACCTCTGGGGATACCTGAGGGATCTCTACCAGTATCCCGGCGTCGCCGAGACGATCAACATGGATCACATAAAGAGGCACTACTACCGTAGCCACGAGTCCGTCAACCCGACGCGCATAGTGCCCAGGGGGCCGGTCCTCGACTTCTCGGGGCCGCACGGCCGGGAAAGGTCCTCCGGCTAA